The stretch of DNA ttttttttttcttctttaGTCCATTCCGTCCAAGATGAATGATTGCATCGGCGAGAAACCAAGGAAGGGAAAGCCAACAACGAGCATTTGGGCCCGAGCGCACATGcatgtgtgcgtgcgcgtggcggcgtggATGCAGATTACCATAATAAATCTGcgtacgtatactgtacaacAAAATAGAAAAAAGCCCGGCCccctgccctggccctggcctgtcaagcggcgcgcggcggcggtgttggtgttggtgtcgGTCTTGTTGGTCTTGTTGGTGGCTTCATCAACGAAGAttgccggggggggggcccgAGCGAGAGCTTGCAACTACAAACAAACCTCCCCTTTCTGCTTACGAATAGTTAcagccagctccagctccagctccagcagtACGGTAGGGACAATTTTTAGATactagtaggtaggtacgtaggaatgacagacagacggcaCGATGGAAACGTAGTCTGTCTGTTCTAAATGGCGTGCCATCCCGTCGAGGCCGCACTTTTGTCCCCACCGTCCGCTCATCCCAATTGAACTAAGTTGCTTCGTACGAGACAGACAGATAGGCAGACGTGGGAGTTGTCTAAACATACCAAATTGTTTACTATCCTACCCTTTGTTCGACCTTTCTTAGTACTTTAGTACCTCCGTAAGGTACCTCCCAAAGGTACCTACCTCCCTACCTGCCGACAAAAAGTCGCAACAGCCGCAGAAACCACCCAACTCCCGGCAGAGCCAAAAACAAGTGATCTGCACTCCCGCTCGGTGTCCAACACGCCGACGTGCGCAAGTCTCTCTtcctccatctctctctttATGCCTGCTCTTCCAACAACCACCCGGtcatcccccctccctcccttccccaccttctcctccctcccaaGCGTTGcagaaagagagaaagagggagggagaggcagACCTGTACATGGCCCCAAGCCCTCTTTGGCCATCTCTTCCGGTGAGGatgggaggaagggggagggggggtttaACGGAAAGAGAAGAGCGCAACAAgggagaggggcggcgggcacacatacatacatacatacatacacaccAAAggagcgcccgccgcccgcgccctgcgAGGGGTTGCACTACACGCACGCGACACTGCACGCAATCGCGTTCGGCCAGGCTGCCCCTCCGGGGGAGGGCGCCTAGTTCCATCGAAACGGCACCAGAGTCCCTCCAGCGCAGTCTTGTTTCCAGATACGTCACCAATgtcacggcagcggcggttGTGGGAAACTAAAAGGATCGCGGACATGCATCGCGAGCGTCAGGACTGCCGAAGCGATGCGTCACACGCGCTCCTGTCCTCTTGCGTGCCCCCTTTCTCACTCGGTCAAAGCGCCGGTCACGGCAGTGAAGCACCTTGCTACAATCTCTTTGCATATAATCATATCATTACTAGAGAAAAGGAATGGGATTCTTGGTGCATCCCGTCATGTTGGCTCCGCTGCCACCGCAGCcaccgcggcgccgcaacAGATAGCGGTCCTGCGACGACTGCAAACAGGGCATCACCCCACGAGCGGCCAGGTCCGACAGCCCGTTGCCTTGCACCCTGTCGTTGCTGACTGGGGACGGACGAGTGGAGGCACAGCTTGGACATCCGACTTTgacagcgccggcgcgatcccgtagtacgaagtaactagGCCCGGCTTCTTGTTCCTGTTTCAGGCTTTGCGGCAAGCCACAGGACCTCGCCTGTTGACCCCTGTCCCTAGtcccaagcccccccctgTCCCGGAGCCTCACCATCATGTTCCAGAAACCCTCCGCAACCTGGCAGTCCCGCATCTCAGCCGTACGCCACCCAACTGTCAGAAAACCGGAACCCTTCATCGTCAAGCAGCCAACATACGAAGTAGTGCGCACACCAGATGACAACGAGCATCGCGTTGATAGGAGCTCTGGGCCGGAAGATCAATTTTAGTAGCAAGTAAATTTGATTATGGCCAATAGTTGACTCGCATAAATCAATGCAAAGGGGCATGAGTCGTGGACCCCGTCGGCCGTTTCGCATGACAGCCGGCACCCATCGAGTATCTGAAAAATAGCAACCTCGCCATGATACGACAAAGAGAAAATATGCAGCATGGGATGGAATCCCAGTAGGCAGGCCGTTGCCAAATCGTTTCGCAGAACGGGTATCTTGTGTTCGAGGCCGTCGTATACAAAGCAGTACGTATCGTGTGCGCGTACTGTCAGTCCGTCTGAGGCAATGTAAAATCGGTAGAAGAGGGTGGCCCAGGCTCATGGGCCTCATTAGTGCGCTCCTTCATGGCTTGAAGACCGCGCTAGTCAGCATCATCTTCTTGTCGGCGCGATCGTCCTTCTTGGGCGGTGTGGGCGCCGGGGGAGagatgggcgtcgccgtgtcgATTGGGGGGTTACCCGTGACACTGGCGGTGGGACCGGACGCTGGGTCCTGACATCGAGTGGTGGCCGGTGAGCTGCACTCTCCGCTGAGCTTCTCGTGGCTCTTCTGCCTTTCGTGCTCCGTCCGGGCGGGGTGCGACTTGTTGTTGCCTGTctgctcgcccacgccgctgcTCATCTTGGAGATCTCGTTCTCCACATCGGCCAGTAACGCGTAGACGTCATCCCCAGCGTAGATCCTGATGCTTTCGACAGTTCCCCGGCCCATGGTTACGGTGCTGATCGCCCGGCTGCTCTTTTCCTGCTCAgcagcctcctcgacgaccggTTGCTCGTGAATCGTGCTCGGCACCTGCGCCACCACTCGCTGCGGAGATGGTGAGCAGCTTCCGCTGCGGGTAGCAAATGTGTGCTTAGACGGACTTCTCGGTGGCGTTGAAATATCTCTTGGTGGGGGCGATTTCAAAATGTGTCCCTGTTGCGGGGAGTCGTTTGCTGTTGCTTGTCTGGCCTGCGAAGGGAGTATGGTTGCAGCTGCAACGTGTTCGAGCAATTTTTGCCGGACGCGGGTGCGACGATTCTCGGCATGTTCGAGTTTGGTGACCCAGTCGTCAATGGAGGCGTCAAGCTCCGCCAAAGCCTCTTCTTGCTTGAGCATGGATTCGTGGCTGAACCGAGCGACACGTGGAGAGCGAAGATATTGACAGATCCGAGTGTGCAGGTTGCGGCGACCAGCTCGGAGAGACGTATATGTTCGCCGGAGGTACTCTGTCCGCTCATCAAGGTGACGAAGTTCCTGTTCATGTAAGCCCTTGATCGAGAGTCGCAACAAATCTTTCCGGGTAGAATGTATACCTTTGACAGGGCTTCAACGTCGTCAGTCTTGAGCACCTCAAATCTCTCTGCTTGTCCGTACGCCTGCTTTTGTAGAGTGGCAACCTCATTTGCGTTGAGCCTACTCGTTGCCTCGGCCGGCTTGAAGCCCTTTGGCAACTCTTCAAATGCCCGCCGCTCGCAGCTCTTTCCTTGCTTGGCTTCGCTGCCCTTGAGAAGCGGTCCGTTGTTGTTGCGTACCTCGACACGTTTCCTTGCTCTGCCCCTGTCCATAATCCCTGACGACTCAGACGCTCCTCTCCGGTGCCCCACAGCTTTTCTTGCCCCATCTTCGGCTTGGGTCGTGCCGCGCTCACCGGCCGCAGACCCTTCCCACGGTCGAGGAGATGCGCGATGCGTCCCCGCGAGGGGAGCAGATACTGGAGTGGGCAAGGTAGAGGCAGAGGTGGCGTCCGTGGTCGCGGAGCGAGAGAATGTGAGATCTGGTGTTGACGCGCTTGGCGTTACCCGTGCACGGCTCAGGGGTGAGACGTCGAGTCGAGCGGAACGGGACGAGTTCAAGGGAGGGGTGCTGTCGGACCTGACCGTCCCCGCTGGCGTCCTGGATTGCAACAACGGAACGGGCGCGGTGGAAGCCGGAATGACGAGTGGCGCGAGACGTTTTGGTGACACCGCCCTGGCCGAACCCGTGACTGGGGTAAATGCCTCCTCAATAATCTTGGCAAAGAagtcatcctcatcatcttcatctgTTACTGAGAAAGGTGTGGTAGTCATGGCACGCTTGGGTTTGGTTGCCTCCTCGGGAGCACTGACGGAGCGCTCGTGGAGAGGTGGTCTGCCAGGGATGGTGGCTGTGCAGGGTCGTGTCAGTAAAGAACATGGTCAAGAAAAGACGTGCGAGCTCATGACGTACGCGAGTCCATCGACGTTTCTTGCACTGTGGTCATCGGGCCAAGTTCCGGGACGCTGACCTTGCGTCGGCGAACGAGTGGGTGCTGGTTGATGCGAAGCCTCAGGTTGGAGCCCCCAGTAGGCTTCTCGCTGCCATCTACCGTCTGCCCCATGGCTATGGCAAAGGCCTTTTCAGGGGCCACCGTCTGGCCACTTTCAAGCTGTGGCAGTTGCTTTCTCTTGGGGAAGAGTTGGTATTTCCGTTGACTGTCTGGCTGAAGCATTCTCCAGGCAAAAGGCCTGTCTGAAGTGGACGTTGACGGTGTCGACTGTGCAGTGCACTGTCAGTGTCAAAGGCGTGGCGGGATGAGCTGTAAGTGCAAGCCAGTGAGTGGTGCTTACCGGGACATTTTGTGGTGCGGGCGAGCCTGGTTTTGACAATGTGGCCGGCTCAATACCGGCGATGCAACTGGCGATATgagccatggtggcggcaggCTGAAGCAGGTCAACCTCCAGGATGTCCAGGCTGGCGAGGGTCAGAGATATATGAACCCGACGCCTCCAGTGTCACAAAATCGGGTATGATGGCTAAAGATAAGCCATAGCCATCGCGGCAACGGGGACGGAAACGGGGACAAAGTGAAGGTCAAATAGGTGTGGGTGGCATGTATTGGGCGATCCAGGCCAGACATGTTCGCAAGGACATGGGCATGGATGCCGGGGCCCTGACTCTTTCGCTTGCATCCGGGTTACCTGCACCCTTGGTCGTGGGAGCTCCACTGGCAGGGCCATTGTCCTGGTCTCTATCGAGGCGAAGAGGGTCCACGGGTGTCAAGGCATCGAGAagcctgcggcggccgggatTCTGAGACGGAGCTTGCATTGGTATGGATGGGGAACCAGAGGCCCGGGGGTCGGCCTCGAGTCCTGGACTCGACGGTGGCATGTGGTacgtagtggtggtggtggtggtggtagtggtggtggtggtggggcGCGAGGATGtggagaggcggcgatgggtGTGGCGTGTGGGAATCACTCACTGCAAGCAAGCCTGCTTGCTGGTAGCTCGCACAAGGGTGTTGAAACCACGGCAGGGCGCCAACACGAGGACACGGATGAGGCTCGAAAGGGAATGGGCTCGAGGCTCGACAACCGGGCGCCCAGGCACCAGGGCAGCCCACAAACACATCCCGTACGTACCGAACCAAGGCGCGCAGGTGCCAAGCGGCTCCGACCCCTTGAaccccctcccttcccaCGCTGGCCTCGACTTCTTCGTCACAGACCGGAGACGGCGTGATACATATGTACGAAGTGGCTGAACGGGACGTGGGTCGCGGGCCATCGCCGACTTTGCAGCTTCGCAACGCCGAGATCTGCCTCGCTGGAGTGCCATTCGGGAAAGGCTGGCAGGTGCTGACGGCCGCAACTCCGCCATCTGTGCGTACCAGATGCCGAGGGGCTGAAGTCGGGGGGGACTTGAGCGTGGGGCGGAGgatccgtcgtcgtcgttgtcggaAAGTCCGTTCCGTTGGATCGAGTCGAATTgcgcaggacgacgaggtgtTGTTGCCCAGCGTCCACGGTCCAGCGCCAACGGCATAAAAATCAGGTCAGTCGGTTGCAACAAACAATACGCATAACAAGGACAACCACGGCGTCCGCGAGCATACGTTTGGTTCGTGCATCAGCTCGCGTGGTCGGCATTCCAATGATTGAGCGATTCAATGATTCGCTTCAAGCGGTTGGTTACTGTAGTGTCTGCCGCGAGCAAGAAAAAGTCGGGAAGCGCAGGTGTGGGCGTCCTGTTTTCGAGGGCGAAATTGCCAAAGGACTGTCCGttccgccgccatgacggggCTCTTGCTGAGCCGTCATCAATGCGGTGCGGACTTTGTCGACGGCACGGGATCGTCGTCCAATCGAGCCCACGCGTGTCTGGATCGGGGCGAAGACCAGAACTCTAATAATGTAATGCCGCGTTGGCGCGCTCGTGGACCACGGCATCTGCCAATCCACAGCCGACGTCAGGCGGTCTCCAGCGGCCTTGGCTTGGCATCGTATCCTTTCTcgtcaggtcaggtcaggccaggccaggagACGAGGGTTGTGCTCACGGATCATGGCCGTTATCTTTGCAACGCGCTCGAAGCTAGAGAAAGGAAAAGGGTACGTTAGTACGGACGGGCCATGAAGCTGACGAGTCGAGTCGCCGCGTTGCGACATCAAATCAAGCACGGACTGTGCGAGAGCgacatacgaagtacgagaGGCGGCATCCAGcgtaggtactgtaggtatGCTGAGTCGTGACTTCCTGGCCAGGCATTCACCATCGCTCTTGCCTTGCGCTGTGACAAGACTCACTCGGAGCGCGCCTTCCCCGCCATTCTTGACAGATGATGAGTTGGGCAAGGCAGCTCACCCAGCGCGCCTGCCTGAGACATGCAGCTTTTTCAtggtcgccgcagcccgcgACACATCCCGACGCGATGGCGAACCCGAGTCATGATAAGACTGGCCGTCACGTTGATTTCATATCAGTCTCTTGATGGAGTCACGCACGCCCAGCTGGCAATAGTACTTGGCGTTTTATTCGACCGACTCTATGcgggccgccggggccgcgtcggcgttCAACGTCCCGCATTGGAAGCCACCAGTTCGTTCATGCTCTGTTTGGCACCCAGACTTGATGCTGTACGAAGCACTTTGGAGGTGTAACGCCAACCACGCGACAGCACTCCTGCGTGCTCTCAAGGTGAGCCTGAAGAGGTCGTGCCTGCGCTTGTGTGACAGGTGACTGACCTAATCCAACATCGGCTCATCAAAGTCACTTCGCCCAGAGCCAACACCGGCTGAAAgagtcccccccccccgttgGGTTGGTGCATCCGGCATCGCGGCAGCGCTCGGCGGCAAACCGTCAAACTGCAAAAGGAGCATCGCTGCCTTGTGTGACCCCAATGGATCTCGGCCCGCAAAGCACAGGCACCGAGACGTGACGACCAACATGAAAAGTGGCGGATCGGCGTCTTCATCTCGCGGGACTTACTGGATGGAGGACAGCAATAGGCGGTCGCGAGCGCCCTGACCTCCCCTGCAATCCGCCAGATGAGAATAACGCAGCCCAACGACCGCGGCAGCGCAACAAACTTGACGATGCGTCTTAGACAGAAGGGGCTGAACAAGACAGTTGGTTCAGCGGCTGGCCCGATGTCGCAGCATGGGTGTAAGCCCGTGCCAAACACCAAACACCCTGGAGCGGCCATAAGAGAGCGGATGGCCACATCCATCTACTACTTACTACGGACGAGCATATTGCACGCAGACATGTGCGAAGTACCTACAGCTTCAATCGTGCGACATCGCCAGCTCCTGTCGCGCCAGATTTGTCCAGAAATGCGCTGTCAGATGGCAGGGCCACATTACCCCACGCGAAGGACCGGGGGGCCGTCGTGCGCTGCGATGGGTCGTGGCCCGTTCTGCTCGCATGATGCATGCACTGCCGAGTCATTAATGCGCAGGAGAGAATTGCATGACAGCAAGAAAGCTGAAGTCTCGTTGCCCTGTGTTGTTCCTGCTCATGCCGTTGGCAACACCGAACCGATCGGGAAACCCTCGCCAGACCAATCACCAGGCAAGCCCCCAGCTTCTAGGCCCTGACATGATGTCTCTTTGCAGGGCCTTTGAACCGACTTGCCCAAACTTTTGCCACGCCCACTGGCTTCCATCGATCGAGTGCCATGTCGGCCCCCTTTGCTCGATGTGGAGCGTCACGACAAGGGCTCTTCCGGAACTCGCAACgcgaaaaagaaaagaaacAGAAACAAAAGAAGGTCCTGAAAAGAAGACTAATAGAGTTCAAGGGAGGCTTTCCATTTGCTACGATTACAGTGTCGAGGGTTCATGCTGCCTTTCTCGCACGGACGCCATCGCATTGGTGTTGCTCGGACGCCCAAGACcatgccgccagcgccagcaacCATGGCAATCTTCGCAGAAGCTTCGGGCCCTGTCAACTGTCCGTAGGGCTCGCGGATTGACGGGGTCTGCTCGTCTGCTCGGAGAGAAACAAGACCCCGCAATTGGCCGCTTCTTTTCGGAGCGGTGGTGTTCGCAGGCTTAGCCCTGCCTTTGTGTCAACATGACCATGGTCAACCCTTGGTAATCACAAGCAGGCCTGTCCTGGTCGGCGATCACCCTCCCGTAAGCGTTCTTGACACTTGGGGTCTCTTGGTTGTCACTACCGTACCAGAATCAACAAGTGTCACGGAGTTAGCTGGCAACTGCTCTGAAATCGTGGTGACGGGCAGGTATTGTTGACATGCCGCTTCGCCGTCAA from Purpureocillium takamizusanense chromosome 6, complete sequence encodes:
- a CDS encoding uncharacterized protein (COG:S~EggNog:ENOG503P2JZ), which translates into the protein MAHIASCIAGIEPATLSKPGSPAPQNVPSTPSTSTSDRPFAWRMLQPDSQRKYQLFPKRKQLPQLESGQTVAPEKAFAIAMGQTVDGSEKPTGGSNLRLRINQHPLVRRRKVSVPELGPMTTVQETSMDSPTIPGRPPLHERSVSAPEEATKPKRAMTTTPFSVTDEDDEDDFFAKIIEEAFTPVTGSARAVSPKRLAPLVIPASTAPVPLLQSRTPAGTVRSDSTPPLNSSRSARLDVSPLSRARVTPSASTPDLTFSRSATTDATSASTLPTPVSAPLAGTHRASPRPWEGSAAGERGTTQAEDGARKAVGHRRGASESSGIMDRGRARKRVEVRNNNGPLLKGSEAKQGKSCERRAFEELPKGFKPAEATSRLNANEVATLQKQAYGQAERFEVLKTDDVEALSKELRHLDERTEYLRRTYTSLRAGRRNLHTRICQYLRSPRVARFSHESMLKQEEALAELDASIDDWVTKLEHAENRRTRVRQKLLEHVAAATILPSQARQATANDSPQQGHILKSPPPRDISTPPRSPSKHTFATRSGSCSPSPQRVVAQVPSTIHEQPVVEEAAEQEKSSRAISTVTMGRGTVESIRIYAGDDVYALLADVENEISKMSSGVGEQTGNNKSHPARTEHERQKSHEKLSGECSSPATTRCQDPASGPTASVTGNPPIDTATPISPPAPTPPKKDDRADKKMMLTSAVFKP